AAATGCCTTGGAAAAAACTCTGATTCTAATTCTAATAATGAATTTTTCACCCATGACACTGTCGAATTTGATACCTTTAGAGGCCTGTGTGAAGCATTGGCCAAGGAAGAGTTAGATTTAGCCATCATGGCAATTGAAAACTCAATCGCCGGAAGTATTCTGCCAAACTACCACCTTCTTGAAAGTTTTCAATTCACAATTCTAGGGGAAATTTATCTGCGGATCATCATGAATCTGATGGCTTTGCCAGGGCAAAAGATCGAAGATCTTCAATTTGTCCAATCCCACCCGATGGCCCTGCTTCAATGTCTAGATTTTTTAGCTCGTTATCCCTTTATAAAAGCAGTGGAAGCTTCGGATACGGCGGATAGTGCAAAATTCATCAAGGAAAATAAATTAAAGAATTATGGTGCCATTGCAAGCCAAAAGGCAGCCGCACTTTATGGCTTAGACCTACTCGCTGAAAGCATTGAAACAAACAAACAAAATTTCACTCGGTTTTTAGTTCTTTGTAAAAAACCTCTACGAACAAGACCTCATTTTAATTTCCAACAACTATTACGTGAGCCAGATAAATCAAGTCTCCGATTTGAGCTTCCCCATCGTCCAGGAGCATTAAGTGCTGTTTTATTGCGATTTGCCCAATCTAAAATCAACATGACGAAAATACAATCCTTACCGATTTTGGGAAAACCCTATGAATATTCATTTCATGTAGATGTGGAATGGGAAAACAAAAAAGAATATGCGCATTGCCTGAAGGATCTCCTCCCCCTGACTCAAAATTTATTAGTTCTAGGAGAGTATCCAAAGGGCCCAAAATATTAGCGTGTAGTTCAAAAGACTTTTTATTCACTCGCTTAAATATATTCTAATGACTTTTTCTCTAAAGCTTGAAGTACTGTATACAGAAGTTTTTCACTATTAACAGGTTTACTTAAATAAGCATCACACCCTGAATTAAGACATCTTTCGCTATCTTCTTTCATTGCGTAGCCAGTGATAGCAATGATGGGAATTTTACAACCTAATTTTCTTAGTTCTTCGGTGGCTGAATAACCATCTAAAATTGGCATTTGCATATCCATTAAAATAAAATCAGGCTTGATTTTTAAATACATCCTCAAAGCCTCGCTTCCGTTAGCGGCCATAAAAGAATTTACATTTTTTCGCTTCAAATAAGTTTGTAACAACAATTGATTTTCAAGAGAATCTTCAACAATTAAGGCTTTAAGATGACTCAAAGTGTCCTCGCGATAACATCTATTTGTGGAAAAGGGTAATGATTTAGATTCAAATTCTACTTTTTCCTTTGGCGTGTAGGTGATGTAAAACTCAAAGATGCTACCATAGTTTATAGCGCTTGACTTGAGATTAATTTCACCGCCAAGCATCTGACACAGTTTATTGGATAGAAATAAGCCTAATCCACTTCCTCCATATTTCTTACGATTTGAAACATCCCCCTGTGAAAAAGGAAAAAATAATTTTACTTTTTCGGATTCAGAGACGCCAATACCAGAATCCGCGACTTTGAAAAGTAAATTGTTGTTCGAAACTTGAAAGGTGACCATGACAAATCCCTTTTCCGTAAATTTAATTGCATTCCCAACGACATTCATTAAAATTTGTCTCAATCTGATGGGATCTGAAAAAATAAACTCTGAAACGTCTCCTTCTTTTTTAATTTTAAGATCGATTCCTTTTTCCTGACAGCGATAATCTAAAATGATTTTTAATTCTTCTAATAATTCAAATAACGAGAATACTCTCATCTCAATAACCAACTTATTGTTCTCGATTTTTGAAATATCGAGAACATCATTTATGATTGTCGACAAAACACTGCCAGCTTTTTTTACGATATCTAGATACACATTTTTGTCTGTTTCAGAAAGATTTGGAGCTCGTAACAATTCAGAAAAACCGAGAATCGAATTAAGGGGATTTCTTATCTCATGGCTCATATTGGCCATAAATAAATTCTTAACTAAATTAGAATGTTCCGCCAACTCCCTAGCCTCAATATGCTTTTCTAAGTTGAAAATCATACGTTTAAAAGAACTTGTTAATTCTTGAAAATCACATTTAAATTTTTCATCAAAGTGAATATCAAAATCACCATTACCAATCTTTTTGGCAATATCACTAAACTTAGCAATGGCTTCGGACAATCTTTTGTTAAACTTAATTGTTAAGAGTAAAATTAAGGATCCAAAAATTAACAGGGAAATAACCAACACCTTTGAAATGACCGATTCCGCATAGCGAGCTGCCTCAAAAAGGCGTGATGAAAATTCATTCTCATATATACTTAATTTTTCATTAAAGTTTTCAATATTATGGTTAACATCATTTCTTTCAATGGACGTCAAAACACTGCCATTTTCAATTTTCTGTCTTATTGCATTGGCAAATTCTCGCAATTCACTAATAAGACTATCGGCATCTTTCCAAATTCCTAGGGCCTTCGAAAAATAAATATTATTTTTGAAAACTTTGACTAATTTAATCATGACTGGAATATCTGCTGGAGAGATTTTCCCTATTAGAAATCCTTCGGTGATGGTTTCAACATTAAAGTCTCCAGAATCCTTTTCAAACTCTTCTCTTGCAAGCGAATCCCCTCGAATCACTTCTAAGTCTTCTTGAAATTTTAAATAATATCTTTTTTCACTACTGTTTACATACAGATGTAAATTTAAAATTGCATTTTTTTGAGCTTTAGACCAAATGCCCTCACCTCCAACAAAAGCTCTCACTCCATGCAAACAATTCATTGCAAAAAAACAAATAAACAGTTCAAAAGAAATTAAAACTATAAAAATAGCTACAATGAGATACAATTTATTAAAAACGGACAACTTTCTCCAAAATGCCACCTAATCCCCTTTATTCAATCGCACTTTTTATTTTTTTGTAAATATACCCACTAAGCGATTTTTACCATACTTTATAACAAACTATGAAGAAATCTGGATATTTTCATGAGTCTTTAAATCGAAACAACTATATTTGGTTTGACCTTAACATCTAATATCTATATCGTTTAGATTATAGTTTTTTACTTTTGCAGAAAGGATTATGTGAGAATACTCTCCCTTGAAGACAACAAAGAATTTCAATTGTTGATTAGTGAGTCTTTAAGAAATATTTTCACCGTTGATTTTTCTGAAACACTTTCTGACTTCGCAGAAAAAATTAAAAATTATAAATACAATGGATTGCTCATTGATTTGAAATTGACCGAGGGCAATGGGTTTGACGCTTTTAATATTTATACAAATCACTACGGCCCAAACCAAATCCCCATTATATTTATTACCGGTGATGATCGTACTCAATCGCTAGTGGATGGCCTCGGATTGGGGGCCGATGATTATATTATTAAACCTATTTCAATGAAAGCCCTTGCCGCTCGAGTCAGTTCAAACATTAATAAATTTTATAAAAGAGCACGAATGTTTTCTTTACATGAGGAGAAATTAATTGAAGTTGATTTAGAAAATTCTAAAGTCATGATTCATGCTAACAATTCATTGACAAATATTTTCTTGACACCGATTGAATTTAAAATATTTTTCCTTTTATATAAAAACAAAGGCACTGTTTTTTCTCGCAAAGAATTAGTTTCCA
The DNA window shown above is from Deltaproteobacteria bacterium and carries:
- a CDS encoding prephenate dehydratase, whose product is MKTKSTLLKVGIQGGKASFHDSAADLYLTQYLAKCLGKNSDSNSNNEFFTHDTVEFDTFRGLCEALAKEELDLAIMAIENSIAGSILPNYHLLESFQFTILGEIYLRIIMNLMALPGQKIEDLQFVQSHPMALLQCLDFLARYPFIKAVEASDTADSAKFIKENKLKNYGAIASQKAAALYGLDLLAESIETNKQNFTRFLVLCKKPLRTRPHFNFQQLLREPDKSSLRFELPHRPGALSAVLLRFAQSKINMTKIQSLPILGKPYEYSFHVDVEWENKKEYAHCLKDLLPLTQNLLVLGEYPKGPKY
- a CDS encoding response regulator, which gives rise to MAFWRKLSVFNKLYLIVAIFIVLISFELFICFFAMNCLHGVRAFVGGEGIWSKAQKNAILNLHLYVNSSEKRYYLKFQEDLEVIRGDSLAREEFEKDSGDFNVETITEGFLIGKISPADIPVMIKLVKVFKNNIYFSKALGIWKDADSLISELREFANAIRQKIENGSVLTSIERNDVNHNIENFNEKLSIYENEFSSRLFEAARYAESVISKVLVISLLIFGSLILLLTIKFNKRLSEAIAKFSDIAKKIGNGDFDIHFDEKFKCDFQELTSSFKRMIFNLEKHIEARELAEHSNLVKNLFMANMSHEIRNPLNSILGFSELLRAPNLSETDKNVYLDIVKKAGSVLSTIINDVLDISKIENNKLVIEMRVFSLFELLEELKIILDYRCQEKGIDLKIKKEGDVSEFIFSDPIRLRQILMNVVGNAIKFTEKGFVMVTFQVSNNNLLFKVADSGIGVSESEKVKLFFPFSQGDVSNRKKYGGSGLGLFLSNKLCQMLGGEINLKSSAINYGSIFEFYITYTPKEKVEFESKSLPFSTNRCYREDTLSHLKALIVEDSLENQLLLQTYLKRKNVNSFMAANGSEALRMYLKIKPDFILMDMQMPILDGYSATEELRKLGCKIPIIAITGYAMKEDSERCLNSGCDAYLSKPVNSEKLLYTVLQALEKKSLEYI
- a CDS encoding response regulator transcription factor — encoded protein: MRILSLEDNKEFQLLISESLRNIFTVDFSETLSDFAEKIKNYKYNGLLIDLKLTEGNGFDAFNIYTNHYGPNQIPIIFITGDDRTQSLVDGLGLGADDYIIKPISMKALAARVSSNINKFYKRARMFSLHEEKLIEVDLENSKVMIHANNSLTNIFLTPIEFKIFFLLYKNKGTVFSRKELVSSIWGESYYIDNRIVDKHMSSLRYKLKPYDKAIKTIPKSGYLFQDPSCEKSLTI